One part of the Halopenitus persicus genome encodes these proteins:
- a CDS encoding nucleoside phosphorylase, producing MGKQPHLLVEEGDVESIAIVPGDPGRVDRIAAQCDDAETISQNREYKLVNATYEGVPLTICSTGIGGPSAAIALEELANVGVETVLRCGTCGALQSDIEIGDMVVANGAAKEEGTSKRYESAVYPAVPNYEVLSALVDAAEANDEDVHVGPIVSDDAFYNESGDYVADWESANLLAIEMEAATLFALARRKGLRAGAICTVDGNLVEGTQKGADSDDELPEKARNNVERAITLTLESVAAL from the coding sequence ATGGGTAAACAGCCGCACCTGCTCGTCGAGGAGGGCGACGTCGAGTCGATCGCGATCGTTCCCGGCGATCCCGGCCGCGTCGACCGCATCGCCGCCCAGTGTGACGACGCCGAGACGATCTCACAGAACCGCGAGTACAAGCTCGTCAACGCCACCTACGAGGGCGTTCCGCTCACGATCTGCTCGACCGGCATCGGCGGCCCGTCGGCCGCGATCGCGCTCGAGGAGCTGGCGAACGTGGGCGTCGAGACGGTCCTACGCTGTGGCACCTGCGGCGCGCTCCAGTCGGACATCGAGATCGGCGACATGGTCGTCGCCAACGGCGCAGCCAAGGAGGAGGGCACCTCCAAGCGCTACGAGTCCGCCGTCTATCCGGCGGTGCCGAACTACGAGGTCCTCTCGGCGCTCGTCGACGCCGCCGAGGCGAACGACGAGGACGTCCACGTCGGGCCGATCGTCTCCGACGACGCCTTTTATAACGAGAGCGGGGACTACGTCGCCGACTGGGAGTCGGCGAACCTGCTCGCGATCGAGATGGAGGCGGCGACGCTGTTCGCGCTCGCTCGCCGGAAGGGGCTCCGCGCCGGCGCGATCTGTACGGTCGACGGCAACCTCGTCGAGGGCACCCAGAAGGGCGCCGACTCCGACGACGAGCTCCCCGAGAAGGCGAGGAACAACGTCGAACGCGCGATCACGCTGACGCTCGAATCGGTCGCCGCCTTATAA
- a CDS encoding NAD-binding protein has translation MELSREWVTVRASIVLTFAVAVLSIVVGLLHISGVSVAGPLSPYIPEIVRQTVGFTGTLTGFAMLASGYALKRGYRIGLRSTAVLLPLTGLQGLLQVSVVSLPLVVLSIASIPALIVNRDRFTRTYRPSTTQLAAGTALATALGYGTFGSFALREEFTGIESIVDAFYYTVVTASTVGYGDVTPTSAIGRMFGLSVLVINVATFAIALGVLLTPAIEAQLSKALGKMTQRQFDLLDDHVLVLGYGDLTEPILEELLERDIDYVVVTDDERHASRLTDRDVAVLAADPSDVGPLETARIVDARAVVVATNDDAEDALAILTARQLNPDVRIVAGATQRENVDKLRRAGADDVISPATLGGHLIVDSAFGADSMAVAEEIMDDEGLDVADAVESGRDGTPDGGQTESSD, from the coding sequence ATGGAGCTGAGTCGCGAGTGGGTGACCGTCCGGGCGTCGATCGTCCTGACGTTCGCGGTCGCGGTGCTGTCGATCGTCGTCGGGCTGCTCCACATCTCGGGGGTGAGCGTCGCGGGACCGCTCTCGCCGTACATCCCCGAGATCGTCCGGCAAACGGTCGGGTTCACCGGCACGCTCACCGGCTTCGCGATGCTGGCGAGCGGCTACGCGCTGAAGCGCGGCTACCGGATCGGCCTCCGATCGACCGCGGTCCTGCTGCCGCTCACCGGACTGCAGGGCCTGCTGCAGGTCTCGGTCGTCTCGCTCCCGCTCGTGGTCCTCTCGATCGCCTCCATCCCGGCACTCATCGTCAACCGTGATCGGTTCACGCGGACCTACCGCCCCTCGACGACGCAGCTGGCCGCAGGGACCGCGCTGGCGACCGCGCTCGGCTACGGCACGTTCGGGTCGTTCGCGCTGCGCGAGGAGTTCACCGGGATCGAGTCGATCGTCGACGCGTTCTACTACACCGTCGTGACCGCCTCGACGGTCGGCTACGGCGACGTGACCCCGACGAGCGCGATCGGTCGGATGTTCGGCCTCTCGGTGCTCGTGATAAACGTTGCCACGTTCGCGATCGCGCTGGGGGTGCTGTTGACGCCCGCGATCGAGGCCCAACTCTCGAAGGCACTCGGAAAGATGACACAACGACAGTTCGACCTCCTCGACGACCACGTCCTCGTGTTAGGCTACGGGGACCTGACGGAACCGATCCTCGAAGAACTCCTCGAGCGCGACATCGACTACGTCGTCGTCACCGACGACGAACGACACGCGAGCCGGCTCACCGACCGGGACGTCGCGGTTCTCGCGGCCGACCCCAGCGACGTGGGGCCGCTGGAGACGGCCCGGATCGTCGACGCCCGGGCGGTCGTGGTCGCGACGAACGACGACGCCGAGGACGCGCTGGCGATCCTCACCGCGCGCCAGCTCAACCCCGACGTGCGGATCGTCGCCGGCGCGACCCAGCGCGAGAACGTCGACAAGCTCCGGCGGGCCGGGGCCGACGACGTCATCTCGCCGGCGACGCTTGGCGGCCACCTCATCGTCGACTCCGCGTTCGGCGCCGATTCGATGGCCGTCGCCGAGGAGATCATGGACGACGAGGGGCTCGACGTCGCGGACGCCGTCGAGAGCGGTCGAGACGGAACGCCCGACGGGGGGCAGACCGAAAGTTCGGACTGA
- the sufU gene encoding Fe-S cluster assembly sulfur transfer protein SufU, which produces MGLGSDMYRQQILDHYKNPRNYGEMEDPDITHVGENPSCGDTIRMDIRLADDDETIEAVAFTGDGCAISMASASMLSERLAGMTIEELQDLDTDDITEMLGVDISPMRVKCAVLGRQVAQDGVKIERGEIDVDRTKTED; this is translated from the coding sequence ATGGGACTGGGCTCGGACATGTACAGACAGCAGATCCTCGATCACTACAAGAACCCCCGCAACTACGGGGAGATGGAGGATCCGGACATCACGCACGTCGGCGAGAACCCCTCCTGCGGGGACACGATCCGGATGGACATCCGGCTCGCCGACGACGACGAGACGATCGAGGCCGTCGCGTTCACCGGCGACGGCTGCGCCATCTCGATGGCCTCAGCCAGCATGCTCTCCGAGCGGCTCGCCGGGATGACGATCGAGGAGCTCCAGGATCTCGACACCGACGACATCACCGAGATGCTCGGCGTCGATATCTCGCCGATGCGCGTGAAATGCGCCGTGTTGGGCCGGCAGGTCGCCCAGGACGGCGTGAAGATCGAACGCGGCGAGATCGACGTCGACCGAACGAAGACCGAGGACTAA
- a CDS encoding Sjogren's syndrome/scleroderma autoantigen 1 family protein, with the protein MSDEFDKEAEREKLREKFERDQKKREHTQHMSELLLKGATMTNSHCDACGDPIFRHNGQEFCPTCSREGTESATGGMDETEAGGSPTGTESRGSPTEIEIDEDGATGTAEPAAENGTAAAGRSTAGTGSEIDAAANASAAGPNATGPSAATPNNAGPNATPNNAGPNATPNDPDTTPSPPRVDTHDGGVATEPARTPDADGSTPAENLRAARESLARTARRFAEAAERTEDPRRARDHLQAAREAAEALDALDR; encoded by the coding sequence ATGAGCGACGAGTTCGACAAGGAGGCCGAACGCGAGAAGCTTCGAGAGAAGTTCGAGCGGGACCAAAAGAAGCGCGAACACACCCAGCATATGTCGGAGCTGCTGTTGAAGGGCGCGACGATGACCAACAGCCACTGTGACGCCTGCGGCGACCCGATCTTCAGACATAACGGCCAGGAGTTCTGTCCCACGTGCTCCCGCGAGGGAACCGAGAGCGCGACCGGGGGTATGGACGAGACGGAAGCGGGAGGATCCCCGACCGGGACGGAATCGAGAGGATCCCCGACCGAGATCGAGATCGACGAGGACGGAGCGACGGGAACGGCGGAACCGGCCGCCGAGAACGGGACGGCCGCAGCCGGGCGGTCCACGGCCGGCACCGGGAGCGAGATCGATGCTGCGGCGAACGCCTCCGCCGCCGGGCCGAACGCCACCGGGCCAAGCGCCGCCACACCGAATAACGCCGGGCCGAACGCCACACCGAATAACGCCGGGCCGAACGCCACACCGAACGACCCCGACACGACACCGTCCCCGCCGCGCGTCGACACGCACGATGGCGGTGTCGCCACGGAGCCGGCGCGGACCCCCGATGCGGATGGATCGACGCCCGCCGAGAACCTCCGGGCGGCGCGCGAGTCGCTGGCCCGCACGGCGCGACGGTTCGCCGAGGCCGCCGAACGGACCGAGGATCCCCGCCGCGCCCGCGACCACCTGCAGGCGGCCCGCGAGGCCGCCGAGGCGCTCGACGCGCTGGATCGGTGA
- a CDS encoding aminotransferase class V-fold PLP-dependent enzyme, protein MELQEGYAFDVESVRADFPILNRRVGGDPTTPGEGPDDDTPLVYLDNAATTHTPDPVVEAIADYYRGYNANVHRGIHQLSQEASVAYEEAHDRVAEFIGANGREEIVFTKNTTEAENLVAQAWGLRELGPEDNVVLTEMEHHSSLVTWQQVGKRTGADVRYITVQEDGTLDMDHAAECIDDSTAMVSAVHVSNALGTINPIRELSDLAHENDAFLFVDGAQSVPTRPVDVDDLGADFLAFSAHKMCGPTGIGALYGREELLDAMEPFLYGGDMIRRVTYEETTWEDLPWKFEAGTPSIAQGIAFAAAVDYVDDIGMEDVRAHEDLLAAYAHDRLSEFDDVTVYGPPGDRRGGLVSFNVDGVHAHDLSSILNDHGVAVRAGDHCTQPLHDKLGVPATARASFYVYNTVEEVDALIEAIDEARQLFA, encoded by the coding sequence ATGGAACTCCAGGAAGGGTACGCGTTCGACGTCGAGTCGGTTCGGGCCGACTTCCCGATCCTGAACCGGCGGGTCGGTGGCGATCCCACGACGCCCGGGGAGGGACCGGATGACGACACGCCGCTCGTCTACCTCGACAACGCGGCGACGACGCACACGCCGGATCCGGTGGTCGAGGCGATCGCCGACTACTACCGCGGCTACAACGCGAACGTCCACCGCGGGATCCACCAGCTGAGCCAGGAGGCCTCCGTGGCCTACGAGGAGGCACACGACCGGGTCGCCGAGTTCATCGGCGCGAACGGGCGCGAGGAGATCGTGTTCACGAAGAACACGACCGAGGCGGAGAACCTCGTCGCACAGGCCTGGGGGCTCCGCGAGCTCGGCCCCGAGGACAACGTGGTGCTCACCGAGATGGAGCACCACTCCTCGCTGGTCACCTGGCAGCAGGTCGGCAAGCGGACCGGCGCCGACGTGCGGTACATCACCGTCCAGGAGGACGGCACGCTCGACATGGACCACGCCGCCGAGTGCATCGACGACTCGACCGCAATGGTCTCGGCGGTTCACGTCTCGAACGCCCTCGGGACGATCAACCCGATCCGCGAGCTGTCCGACCTCGCCCACGAGAACGACGCGTTCCTCTTCGTCGACGGCGCCCAGTCCGTGCCCACGCGGCCGGTCGACGTCGACGATCTCGGCGCCGACTTCCTCGCGTTCTCCGCCCACAAGATGTGCGGCCCGACCGGGATCGGCGCGCTCTACGGGCGCGAGGAGCTGCTAGACGCGATGGAACCCTTCCTGTACGGCGGCGACATGATCCGCCGGGTGACCTACGAGGAGACGACCTGGGAGGACCTCCCCTGGAAGTTCGAGGCCGGCACCCCGAGCATCGCCCAGGGGATCGCCTTCGCCGCCGCCGTCGACTACGTCGACGACATCGGGATGGAGGACGTCCGCGCCCACGAGGACCTGCTGGCGGCGTACGCGCACGACCGGCTCAGCGAGTTCGACGACGTGACGGTCTACGGACCCCCCGGCGACCGGCGGGGCGGGCTCGTCTCGTTCAACGTCGACGGCGTCCACGCCCACGACCTCTCGAGCATCCTCAACGATCACGGCGTCGCGGTCCGGGCTGGCGACCACTGCACCCAGCCGCTCCACGACAAGCTCGGCGTCCCCGCCACCGCCCGCGCGTCGTTCTACGTGTACAACACCGTCGAGGAGGTCGACGCGCTGATCGAGGCGATCGACGAGGCGCGGCAGCTGTTCGCCTAG